The nucleotide window CAAGGTCGAGATCGGACCGGACAGTGCCCTGGCCGCGCATGATCGAGCCCGCCACAAAGGCGCAGACAGCGCCGGGAAAGCGGGTTTCAAGCGCCAGGGCCGCTATGGCCATGGCAAGATTGGGCAGGAGGTCGGGTTGAGGGCGGTCCACGATGCTTGCGTCCTGTTCTGCGGACCCGGCGGGCAACAAAAAACCCGCTCGTTTCCGGCGGGTTGGTATCGTCCTGAAATGATCCGATGATCAGGTCACACGACACCACGCCCCCGCCTCGGCGGTGGTAATGGACATGGTGTTCATGGTCATCAGCTTGATCATGGAGCGCAAACTAGCGGGTGCCCGGTATGCGGTCAATTCCCGCGCTCAGGCCTCTTGGGTGACGAGCATGCGCGCAATGAAGTCACGCACTTCCTCCACCGCAATACTGAGATCGGCAATCCGCTCTGGCGTCAGCGGGCGTCCCGCCCGAAGATCCTTTTCGAGCCCGGCCGCCAGGTCGGATACACCCCAGGCGCCCACGCCGGCTGCCGCCCCCTTGATGGAATGGAGGTTGATCGCCAGGTCGTCAAATGCCGTGGCCAGCTTGAGACGGCCGAAATAGGTCGAAAGCGTCGTATCGAAAAGGCGCAGCACTTCCAGCTCGAGATGTTCATCCCCCAGGCATTGCTTGGTCAGATGCACCAGGTCCACGGGCCGCACGGGTTTTTGCTGTGATTGGGACCGCGCGTCCTCGACGATTGCTCTCTGCGCCACTCTGGCTACTCCTGACTACACCGGAAGGCGCCGTAGCGACCCTGTGCACAAGGGTAAGGCCGAGGACGTGAACAGGGCCTTAAGCCACATCTTTGCCTTTGTTTGGCCGTCCATTCCTTAACGTTTCCCACCCAAAAATTAACCTTTGGGTAAGAAACCGTTCGGTTTGCATAAAATTGAATGTATGAATGAGCTTTGAACCAGCGCGCGGCGGCGGGGGTTGGGGGGACAATGCGAAGCATTTGCATCGAATTGTTCCGGTTTGGCGACCGGCCCGGAAAGGGCCGTTCTGTCATGACTGCTCGTAAAGACCGCCGTGTAGCTGCAGTGCCGACGCGAGAGTTGTAAAGAGTATGGCGAACAAACCGACCCCCCAGAATGATCCGGCCGCGCTGGCCTTCTCGGCTGTCGAGGATGCCCTCAAGGACTCTGTGTTCAATCTGGATCCGCCGGCGCAGCCCGCCGCCGAAAAGAAGCAGGACAAAAAGCCTGACCCGGCCCGGTCCGAACGTCTGCGCGCCGCCGACCGCATCGCCCAGCAGGCCGGCACCGTGGCCAATGACGATCGCATTTCGGCCTCCAAGCTTCTCTACAGCCTGCAAAGCCGCTCCTCGGCTACGCCGACCTGGCTTGCAACCCTGCTCTCGCTGGTTTGGATCGTGGCAGTGGGCACGGTCGCCTGGATGCGCTTCGGCACCCAGATGGCCAATTTCAGCACCTTTGCCGGCTCCATCGAATTCGTCGCCACGCTCGCCATCATGGTTGTGCCGGTGCTCGGCTTTTTTGCCGTAGCCACCCTCTTCCGCCGCGCCGCCGATCTGCGCAACGCTGCCTCTTCGATCACCCAGGCCGCCATTCGCCTGGCCGAACCCGAGGTCACCGCCGCCGACAAGGTTGCCTCGGTGGGCCAGGCCGTCCGCCGCGAGGTCAATGCCCTTGGCGATGGACTGGAACGCGCCCTCAGCCGCGCCGGCGAACTCGAGGTGATGATCCATAACGAGGTCACTGCGCTCGAACGCACCTATTCGGACAATGAATCGCGCATGCGCGCGCTGATCGCCGAGCTGGCCAGCCAGCGCGAAAGCGTGCTGACCAATACCGAGCGCGTGCGCGAGGCTATCACCGAGAGCCATACCGGCCTCGTCTTCGACCTCGACATGATCAGCCAGCGCATCGCCGGCACCATCGTGGAAAGCGGCGGCAACCTCACCCGTGCGCTGGAAACCGCTGGCAATACGCTTACCACCGGCTTCTCCGAGCGCGCTGACGGCTTCGTCGCCCTGGTCGACAATCGCACCTCTGACTTCCTCGGAGCTCTGGATGACAGCACCGGCCGCCTGTCGATGAGCTTTGAGGATAACGCCGCTGCCATCGGCAAGTCCCTTGATGACCGCGCCGCCGAAATCAACGCCGGTATTGAAAGCCGCATCGGCAAGCTCAGCCAGGCGCTCGATCAGCATGCCGACAGCATTGCCCTGGCCATGGATTCGCGCACCCAGCAGCTTGCCGAGCGCACCGAGGCACTGACCGGCTCCTTTGAGGACCGCACCCGCTCCATTGCCGGCCTGATCGAATCGCGTACCGGCGCTCTGTCCACCGCGCTGGACGAACGCACTGCGGCGCTCTCCAACCTCCTGACGGACGGCGGCACTTCGCTATTGGATCAGTTGCGCGCACGCGGCGAGGAAGTCAGCGAGGCGCTGGCTTCCATCGGCGCCCGGGTTTCCGGCGATATCAGCGGCCGCGCCACCGAAGCCGAATTGCTGCTGGCCACCCTCACCCGCCAGCTCGACGAATCCGTTTCGATCCAGCTCAACGCGCTCGACAGCCGCCTGCAATCGGCGATCATCGAGATCAATGGTGCGCTGGACGACACCTCCGAACGCGCCCGCGCCACCCTGTCCACCGCCGGTCAGGATTCGCTCAGCCTCTTCGATACGCGCCTGACCGAGATCACCGGTCTGCTCGATGAAAAGCTGCATGCGCTGGACAATGTCATCGGCGACAAGGGCGAAAGCCTGGTGCAGCGCCTCGACCAGCAGGGCGTGAGCTTTGCCGCCCGCGCCAATGTGCTGGAAATGGCGCTCAACGAGGAATCGGGCCGCTTCAACGATATCGTCGCCGAACGCACCCGCGAGATGAGCGACGTCATCGGCGCCAAGACCAAGGCGATCACCGAGACGCTGACCAATCGCACCCAGGAGATTTCCGACAGTCTGGATGGCCACGCCGGCAAGCTCGACGAAGTTCTGTCCACCCGCGCCATTGAGGTCAGCGAGGCCTTTACTGCCCGCACCGGCGAGATGGAGGAAACCCTGGCCTCCCGCGGTGCCCAGATCAGCGAAGCCATCCGCCTGCGGTCCCAGGAGCTTGGCGATACGCTGGCCGCCGGCACGCAGACATTCGACCAGGCCATTGCCGGCCGCACTCAGCGCATGGCCGATACCCTGTCCAGCCAGACCCAGCATTTCCAGGAAACGCTGAGCCAGACCACACAGACGCTTGGCGACACCATTTCCGAGCGCACCAATGCACTCTCGCTGGAACTGGAGACACGCACGGCCGACTTTGCCGGTCAAATCGACGAACGCACCGGCCTGCTTGTCGGCAAGCTGGATGAACGCACCCAGGAACTGGCCAGCGCCGTCAACACCCGCACCCAGCAGCTTTCCGACGCCCTGGGCGCGC belongs to Devosia sp. XK-2 and includes:
- a CDS encoding Hpt domain-containing protein yields the protein MAQRAIVEDARSQSQQKPVRPVDLVHLTKQCLGDEHLELEVLRLFDTTLSTYFGRLKLATAFDDLAINLHSIKGAAAGVGAWGVSDLAAGLEKDLRAGRPLTPERIADLSIAVEEVRDFIARMLVTQEA